CGTAGGCCAGGTCGGCGCTTTGCCAGTCGGGGCTGTTCGGCAAGGCGCGCAGCGCGTCGTTGAGGTTGAGCGGGGCACTCTGCCCCAGTGCCGGTGGGGCCAGAGCTAACAAGATGCTGAGGATGGATAAGGTTGGTCTCAAAGCATCACCTCCAACGAGGAGTAATCTGCTGGAGCCATGTGTAGCCGCCTGGTACGGAATGTGTAGTTTTTATGAAGGGCGGCGTACCTTCAGGGTTCTCCAGGAATCTCATTACAGTATCGGACATGGAAAATGCCATGGCGTAGGGCAAGACAGGGGACGTGTGGCTTTATGAAGACAATTTGAAGGCAAGGGGGATGTGGATAGACTAGCCTCGAGCTGGACGGGAAAAACGCGATGCTCGCGCGAGGGGTGACCTAAACATAGCCTACATCTCGCCTCCACCCTCTCTACACCGTTAGGCGGCATGCTCTGTTGCAGGAACGGGGAAGACCAACCGAACCGACTAAAACCCCCGTTCCGAAAGGAGAAAGACCATGAAACGCTCGCTTTGGATTACCACGATTGCCGGTTTGCTGACTTTGGGAGCAGTGCATGCCCAATCTGCCTCAGGGGTGGCCCTGGATCAGGGCATCGTCACGGAAAACCCCCTCACCGAACTGCAACAGTGGGTGAGCGCCATGCCTGCTTCGCTGGACCTGCAAGCCCTCAGCCCACAGCAGTTGCGGCAACTGTACGCGCTGCTGAGGGAGCTATACACGGCCTCGTCCCCTATCAGCTCTGTGGAGGCGCAGCAGATCCTCGAGGCTATCGCTTCAACCTTGCCGGCCCCGGCGCTCGAGCAGCTTCAGGCGCAGGCGAAGAACATGACCCCCAGCGACTACAGCGACGGGCTGAAGGCGGCTCTTAATGAGCTGGAGGATACGGTGAGCGCGGTTGGCTTCGATTTGGGCAACTGACCTACCCCCTACGGCGCCCCGGGTTGAAGCTCGGGGTGCTGCATCGGTTCTTCTTAAAACCTTCACAAAAGTAACCTCACTTCTTCATGAGTTCCCCCTAACCTTCTGCTTAGAAAATGCCTGCCTCTGCCGATACACTAAATTTGATGGCGCTGGTCCTGGTGGTCGAGGACGAACCCGAGATCGCGGAGATCCTGGAGGGCTACTTGCGCCGCGATGGCTATCGCACTGAGCGGGCTGTCGATGGCAAGGCGGCGCTAGGCTTATACCGCGCGGCTAAACCAGACCTGGTGCTATTGGATATCCAGCTACCAGAGCTGGATGGACTCGAAGTACTCCGCCGCATCCGCGCGGACGGCAATACCCCGGTGATCTTGGTGACGGCCCGCTCGGAAGATCTGGACAAGCTCTTGGGCCTCGAGCTGGGCGCCGATGACTACATCACCAAACCCTTCAGCCCGCGCGAGGTGGTGGCCCGGGTCAAGGCGGTGCTGCGCCGGGTGAGCTCCTGGGAGGGCCCGGCTGCGGTGCTGCGGGCGGGACCCCTGGAAATAGATACCGAGCGGGTACTAGCCCGCGTCGGCGCCACCCGGCTTGAGCTTACCCCCACCGAGTTTCGGTTGCTCGAGACCTTGGCCCGCACCCCTGGTCGGGCCTTTACTCGCCAGGAACTTTTGGAAGCCGCCCTGCCCGATTCGGATGCCCTTGAGCGGGTGGTAGACGTGCACCTCAAAAACCTGCGCAAGAAGCTGGAGGCTGCTGGAGCCACCGGGCTTTTGGAGACGGTGCGGGGAGTGGGCTACCGGCTGTGGGTAGAGTAGGGCGCATATGCAGTGGTTTGACCGTATCGAGGTTCGTCTAATTGGCCTCATCGTATTGGTGGTGGCGGCGACCAACCTGATCACCTTGGGGATTAGCATCTACTCGACCCAGCGCAACATCCGCGAGCTGCCGCGGGAACTGCGCGACGTGTTACAGACGGAACGCGGCGAGGGGGCGGCGCTGCCTTGGGTGGTCTCCAAGCGGATCAACGGGTTGTTGCACCCCGGTACGGAGGTAGTGGTTCGCCTCGAGACGCCTATGGACAGTTCGCAGGATCGGGTTTTTTGGCTACGCGTACCGGGCAGCGACCCCCAGCCCATCCGGATCGCGCAGATGCCGCCCTCCCCCCGGCCCGACTTTCGCACCCGCTTACAGCAGAGCCTGTTGATCGCTACTTTGGCCTCGAGCGTGCTGGGGATTCTGCTGGCGTTGATCTTTGCTCGCCGCCTGGCTCGGCCCATCGAAGCGGTTTCGGCGGCGGCTACGCGGCTGGCGAGCGGTGACCTCTCTGCCCGTATTCCCACGCCCAAAGGCCACGACGAGACCGCCCTGTTGGCGCGCAACTTCAACCGCATGGCGGAGGCGTTAGAGAAGCTCGAGGCCGAGCGCAAAGCCCTCATTGCGGACATCGCTCACGAACTGCGCACCCCCCTCACCATCATGCAAGGGCGTCTCGAGGCCATTCAGGACGGGATAGCCGCGTTGGAGATGCGCGAGATTGACCGATTGCACAACCAAACCCAGCTCCTTTCCCGGTTGGTGGAGGATTTGCGCACCCTATCGCTGGCCGATGCCGGAAGGCTTACCCTCGAGCGCCGCCCGCTTGACCTGCGAGGGGTGGTGCGCAACGCGGTGGCTGGTTTCCAAGGCCAGGCCCAGCTCAAGGGGATCAAGCTTCAGGTGAACCTCCCGCCTTCGCCGTTGGAGGTCGAAGCCGATCCCGACCGCCTTACTCAGATCGTCAGCAACCTCCTGCATAACGCCCTGACCCATACCCCCAGCGGCGGGACCATCACCGTGGGGGTAGAGGCCAAGGGCAAGGAGATTGCTGTGCAGGTCGTCGATACCGGGCCGGGTATCCCTGAGGAAGCTTTACCTAAGATCTTCGACCGGTTTTTCCGGGCCGAGGCTTCGCGCTCGCGCCAAACCGGCGGCAGTGGGTTGGGCCTCTCGATTGTCAAGGCGCTGGTAGAACTCCACGGGGGACAGGTTGAGGCCAGAAACCGGAGCTCCGGCGGCGCCGAGTTCTGCTTTGTGCTTCCGAAGCTGGAAGCCAAAGGCTGATCTCGAGGGCTGTATGACCTCCTTCTAACCTTTCCAAGGTACTATAACCTTCATGAAGCGCGCCGTACTTTTCGACGTGGGAGATACCTTGATCCTGGGCCACCCCAAGCTCTGGCTGTGGCCGCTGTTGCTCGAGCGCGGCTTGACCCCCGACACCTCCCGGCTGCGCGAAGCCATCGCCGCGGCCTATGCCGAGTACAACCGCCGCCATCTGGAAGCCAAAAGCCCTGAATCGGCCCTGCCCGTCTGGCGCACCTTTCATCGGCGGCTTTTGGAAGGGTTGGGGCTGCAAGACCACGCCGAGGAGATCAGCGGCTACCTGGCGGAGAACTGGCAAAACCCCAAGGTCTGGCCGATCACGCCGGGGGCGGTAGAGGTGCTCACCGAACTCAAAAAACGGGGATACAAGCTAGGGGTGGTCTCCAACTGGGACGGGCTGCTGCCAGGGGTGCTGAAGGCGGTGGGCTTGGCCCCTTACTTCGACTACGTGGCGGCTTCGGCTTTGGAAGGGGTGGCCAAGCCCGACCCGCGCATCTTCCAGGTGGCGCTGCACAAGCTGGGGGTGGCCCCCGAGGAGGCCGTGCACATCGGAGATTCCCAGGACGACGTGGCGGGGGCCGAAGCGGCGGGGGTCACCCCGCTTTTGTTCGATGCCTACCGGCAGAACCCCCAGGCCATCCACGATTTGCGCGAGGTGCTGGAACGGGTCTAGCGGGGGTCATACGCCTTGCGGTAGGACGCGCGGCGACCCTTGACGTCCGACCCTCGAGCCTCGACAGTATCCATCATGAGCGTGCGCAAAGCGATCTGGGGGGAGCACCTGGAGGCCATCGAGCAGAACCTGTCCGAGGTGGACCCCGACCTCTACGGCTACATCCGCGACTTCGCCTACGAAGAGGTGCTGGCCCGGGAGGGCCTCGACCTAAAGACCCGCGAACTGCTGGCCATCACCAGCCTAATCGGGCTAGGGGCTCCCAAAGAACTCGCTACCCACCTCGAGGGGGCCCTCCGCAACGGGGCTACCGAGCGGGAGATCCGCGAAACCATCATTCAATCCGCCGTGTTCGTGGGGTTTCCCAGGGCGTTGGGGGCTATGAAGATGTTTCATGCCACCCTACGCAAGCTTCTTTCCGAAGGACGATGACCCTCTGCGCCGAGGTGTTCGTGTTGGACCGCCCCCGGCAGCGCATTCTGCTGGGGCGGAAGAAGCGCGGGTTGGGGGTGGGTCGGTACCAGGGTTTTGGGGGCAAGCTCGAGCCGGGAGAGACCTTGCTTCGGTGTGCGGTGCGCGAGCTTTGGGAAGAATCAAGGCTTGAAGCCCAGGAGCACAACCTGTGGTACATGGCGCACCTGCTCTTCGTCTTTCCCGGCAAACCCCAGTGGAGCCAGGAGGTGCATGTGTTTCGGCTCGAGCACTGGGAGGGCGAGCCGCAGGAAACCGAGGAAATGCGCCCGGAGTGGTTCGACCTAAAAACCTTGCCCCTCACCCAGATGTGGGACGACGTGAAATACTGGCTGCCCCAGGCCCTGGAGGGAGCTAGGCCCAAGCTGCGCTTCGTCTACACCACCGATGGCCAGCAAGTGGAGCGAGTAGAAAAACTCGTAGACCCCAGCTGATTTGGGTTCAGGGCATTTGACTTTGGGCGAGCGCCATGCTACCCTCAATTGTCCCTAGAAAAACCAAAGAGGTTTTGCGGGTCGTAAGGAGAAGTAAATGAAGACAGGCACCGTGAAGTGGTTTAATGCTGAAAAGGGCTACGGGTTCATTGCGCAGGAAGACGGCCCTGACGTATTTGTTCACTATAGCGCCATTGAAGCCGATGGCTTCCGTACCCTCCAGGAGGGGCAGCGGGTACAGTTTGAAGTCGAGCCGGGCAAGAACGGCAAAGGCCCCCAGGCGGCCAAGGTTCGCCCTGCTTAAGGCCAAAATCAGCCACATCCACCCCCCGAGTCGGGGGGTTTGCGTTTATTGGTACCCAAGATGGGGCGATAACAACACCCTCATTGTAAAATCCCTCAAAATACTCCCAAGCCACTCTCCTTACCTGGGGTCGTCCATGGCTGGGTGGGAGTTTTGGTAGTGATAAGGAGCGTTCATGACCGAAGAACAGCATCTACGCGAGTACACCAAGGCCCTTAAGGCAATCCTGCCCAAGCATTTTTTTGAGCCCGTACCGGCTCGGATGATGTATTTGCCGGTTTTTGTAGGGCTGTTTGTGCTGTGCG
The genomic region above belongs to Meiothermus sp. Pnk-1 and contains:
- a CDS encoding response regulator transcription factor; amino-acid sequence: MALVLVVEDEPEIAEILEGYLRRDGYRTERAVDGKAALGLYRAAKPDLVLLDIQLPELDGLEVLRRIRADGNTPVILVTARSEDLDKLLGLELGADDYITKPFSPREVVARVKAVLRRVSSWEGPAAVLRAGPLEIDTERVLARVGATRLELTPTEFRLLETLARTPGRAFTRQELLEAALPDSDALERVVDVHLKNLRKKLEAAGATGLLETVRGVGYRLWVE
- a CDS encoding cold-shock protein, encoding MKTGTVKWFNAEKGYGFIAQEDGPDVFVHYSAIEADGFRTLQEGQRVQFEVEPGKNGKGPQAAKVRPA
- a CDS encoding 8-oxo-dGTP diphosphatase, encoding MTLCAEVFVLDRPRQRILLGRKKRGLGVGRYQGFGGKLEPGETLLRCAVRELWEESRLEAQEHNLWYMAHLLFVFPGKPQWSQEVHVFRLEHWEGEPQETEEMRPEWFDLKTLPLTQMWDDVKYWLPQALEGARPKLRFVYTTDGQQVERVEKLVDPS
- a CDS encoding HAD family hydrolase; translated protein: MKRAVLFDVGDTLILGHPKLWLWPLLLERGLTPDTSRLREAIAAAYAEYNRRHLEAKSPESALPVWRTFHRRLLEGLGLQDHAEEISGYLAENWQNPKVWPITPGAVEVLTELKKRGYKLGVVSNWDGLLPGVLKAVGLAPYFDYVAASALEGVAKPDPRIFQVALHKLGVAPEEAVHIGDSQDDVAGAEAAGVTPLLFDAYRQNPQAIHDLREVLERV
- a CDS encoding cell wall metabolism sensor histidine kinase WalK, yielding MQWFDRIEVRLIGLIVLVVAATNLITLGISIYSTQRNIRELPRELRDVLQTERGEGAALPWVVSKRINGLLHPGTEVVVRLETPMDSSQDRVFWLRVPGSDPQPIRIAQMPPSPRPDFRTRLQQSLLIATLASSVLGILLALIFARRLARPIEAVSAAATRLASGDLSARIPTPKGHDETALLARNFNRMAEALEKLEAERKALIADIAHELRTPLTIMQGRLEAIQDGIAALEMREIDRLHNQTQLLSRLVEDLRTLSLADAGRLTLERRPLDLRGVVRNAVAGFQGQAQLKGIKLQVNLPPSPLEVEADPDRLTQIVSNLLHNALTHTPSGGTITVGVEAKGKEIAVQVVDTGPGIPEEALPKIFDRFFRAEASRSRQTGGSGLGLSIVKALVELHGGQVEARNRSSGGAEFCFVLPKLEAKG
- a CDS encoding carboxymuconolactone decarboxylase family protein; amino-acid sequence: MSVRKAIWGEHLEAIEQNLSEVDPDLYGYIRDFAYEEVLAREGLDLKTRELLAITSLIGLGAPKELATHLEGALRNGATEREIRETIIQSAVFVGFPRALGAMKMFHATLRKLLSEGR